The Novosphingobium kaempferiae genome includes a window with the following:
- a CDS encoding cytochrome-c peroxidase: protein MSRGGRLALLLAGLALATSAGAARDDKGSEEARVALGRRLFHDGDLSINGTLSCATCHDPRHSFADGVRAHPGAHGEPGLRNVPSLVNVGSFSPLTWGNADLTTLELQALVPIAGEDPVEMGMKGQEAELARRLSASPCYRKLFKASFPRDKGRIDFASVSAALAAFQRTIVSHETAWDRAAAGGASLPEAAARGEALFRGKGGCAQCHSGREFTDLAFHRLANEPEAPANGDLGLARVTGRMEDRGRFRTPSLRNATLTAPYLHDGSADTLSEAIARHGMALSPVETADVEAFLGALTDTAVTADPRYARPGKACEVS from the coding sequence ATGAGCCGGGGCGGGCGGCTCGCGCTGCTGCTGGCCGGTCTCGCGCTTGCGACGAGCGCGGGAGCCGCGAGGGACGACAAGGGCAGCGAAGAAGCGCGTGTCGCGCTGGGCAGGCGGCTGTTCCATGACGGCGACCTGTCGATCAACGGCACGCTCTCCTGCGCCACCTGCCACGATCCCCGCCACAGCTTCGCCGACGGCGTGCGTGCGCATCCGGGAGCGCATGGCGAGCCGGGACTGCGCAACGTCCCCTCGCTGGTGAACGTCGGCAGCTTTTCGCCGCTGACGTGGGGCAACGCCGACCTGACCACGCTGGAACTGCAGGCGCTGGTGCCGATCGCCGGGGAAGACCCGGTCGAGATGGGCATGAAGGGGCAGGAGGCCGAACTGGCGCGGCGGCTCTCGGCCAGCCCCTGCTATCGCAAGCTGTTCAAGGCGTCCTTCCCGCGCGATAAGGGACGGATCGACTTCGCGTCCGTATCTGCGGCACTGGCTGCGTTTCAGCGAACGATCGTCAGCCATGAGACCGCTTGGGATCGCGCGGCAGCGGGCGGCGCTTCCTTGCCCGAGGCGGCGGCACGCGGCGAGGCGCTGTTTCGCGGCAAGGGCGGGTGCGCGCAATGCCATTCGGGGCGCGAGTTCACCGACCTCGCCTTCCACCGCCTGGCCAATGAGCCGGAAGCTCCAGCGAACGGCGACCTCGGGCTGGCGCGTGTGACCGGGCGGATGGAGGATCGCGGCCGCTTCCGCACGCCCTCGCTCCGCAACGCGACGCTGACCGCGCCCTATCTCCACGATGGCAGCGCCGACACCTTGAGCGAGGCCATCGCCCGGCACGGCATGGCACTGTCGCCTGTCGAAACGGCCGACGTGGAGGCATTTCTGGGCGCGCTGACGGATACAGCGGTGACCGCCGATCCGCGCTACGCCCGCCCTGGCAAGGCCTGCGAGGTCTCCTGA
- a CDS encoding sensor domain-containing diguanylate cyclase: MHVDTALHDEAARLAALKRLAILDTPREEAFDNVVNLVRTVLGVPISAVTLVDKDRQWFKAIEGIDAQETPRSESFCAHAIQQNAPLLIPDATQDSRVADYPAVTQDPWVRAYAGVPLVTSDGYNVGALCAVDTKTREFTDSELDILRNFARIVVNEMELRRIAERDQLTGALTRRGFIEKVNQEIARCHRYGRTASLVLIDVDHFKSVNDTWGHPAGDAVLRDLSATLSAAGRSADVLGRLGGEEFAMLLPETGIADALAAAERFRTAVASRPIVAAPNNTISVTASFGIAVLDQSVTVAEEWIARADGPLYRAKRGGRNRCVVG; the protein is encoded by the coding sequence ATGCATGTCGACACCGCCCTGCACGACGAAGCCGCCCGTCTCGCCGCGCTCAAGCGCCTCGCCATTCTCGATACGCCGCGCGAAGAGGCGTTCGACAACGTCGTGAATCTGGTACGAACCGTGCTCGGCGTGCCGATTTCCGCGGTCACGCTGGTGGACAAGGACCGCCAGTGGTTCAAGGCGATCGAGGGCATCGACGCGCAGGAGACGCCGCGCAGCGAATCGTTCTGCGCCCATGCCATCCAGCAGAACGCCCCCCTGCTCATCCCCGACGCGACGCAGGATTCGCGCGTCGCCGATTACCCCGCCGTCACGCAGGATCCCTGGGTGCGTGCCTATGCGGGCGTGCCGCTGGTGACGTCCGACGGCTACAACGTCGGCGCCCTGTGCGCGGTGGACACCAAGACCCGCGAGTTCACGGACAGCGAACTCGACATCCTGCGCAACTTCGCGCGCATCGTCGTCAACGAGATGGAACTGCGCCGCATTGCCGAGCGCGACCAGCTTACCGGCGCGCTCACCCGGCGCGGGTTCATCGAGAAGGTGAACCAGGAAATCGCGCGCTGCCACCGCTACGGGCGGACCGCATCACTGGTGCTGATCGATGTCGATCACTTCAAGTCGGTCAACGACACATGGGGCCATCCGGCAGGAGACGCGGTGCTGCGCGATCTGTCCGCGACGCTTTCCGCAGCGGGCCGCTCCGCCGATGTGCTCGGCAGGCTCGGCGGCGAGGAATTCGCGATGCTGCTGCCCGAAACCGGGATCGCCGACGCACTGGCCGCAGCCGAACGTTTCCGCACGGCGGTCGCATCGCGGCCCATCGTGGCCGCGCCGAACAACACGATTTCGGTGACGGCCAGCTTCGGTATCGCCGTCCTCGACCAGAGCGTGACCGTCGCCGAGGAATGGATCGCCCGCGCCGATGGTCCGCTCTATCGCGCCAAGCGCGGTGGCCGGAATCGCTGCGTGGTAGGCTGA
- a CDS encoding alpha-D-glucose phosphate-specific phosphoglucomutase: MTQIVTVPTTPFEGQAPGTSGLRKKVKVFQQPGYAENFIQSVFDVVKPQPGAVLVIGGDGRYHNRTVIQQAIRMAAANGYARVLVGQGGILSTPAASHVIRKYRASGGLVLSASHNPGGPDEDFGIKYNIANGGPAPESVTDAVLNGTKTIQKWYTVDTGDVDLDAVGEVEVAGMTVQVIDPVSDYADLMEELFDFDAIRKIVASGFTMRMDSMSAVTGPYAIEILERRLGFASGTVVNGTPLEDFGGHHPDPNLIHARDLYDLMMSEDAPDLGAASDGDGDRNLIIGRGRFITPSDSLAMLAANIEIAPAYRGRLAGIARSMPTSAAADRVAEGLGVPVFETPTGWKFFGNLLDAGKVTICGEESAGTGSDHVREKDGLWAVLLWLNILAVRGISVDDLAREHWARYGRNYYARHDYEGIATEGANALMDGLKAQLATLPAQTFGPLSVSHADSFSYTDPVDGSTSANQGIRVLFEDGSRIVFRLSGTGTQGATLRVYLERYEPRFGDVDAETGAMLEHQIAAAEAIAGIEAHTGRTAPDVIT; this comes from the coding sequence TTGACCCAGATCGTGACCGTCCCGACCACGCCGTTCGAAGGACAGGCCCCCGGCACTTCTGGTCTTCGTAAGAAAGTGAAAGTTTTTCAACAACCTGGCTATGCAGAGAACTTCATCCAGTCGGTCTTCGACGTGGTGAAGCCGCAGCCCGGCGCGGTCCTCGTGATCGGCGGAGACGGGCGCTATCACAACCGCACGGTGATCCAGCAGGCGATCCGCATGGCCGCCGCCAACGGCTATGCGCGGGTCTTGGTGGGGCAGGGCGGCATCCTTTCGACCCCCGCCGCCAGCCATGTCATCCGCAAGTACAGGGCGAGCGGCGGACTGGTGCTCTCGGCCAGCCACAACCCCGGCGGACCCGACGAAGACTTTGGAATCAAATACAATATCGCCAACGGCGGACCCGCTCCGGAGAGTGTGACCGACGCGGTACTGAACGGTACCAAGACCATCCAGAAGTGGTACACGGTCGACACCGGGGACGTCGATCTCGACGCCGTGGGCGAGGTCGAGGTCGCCGGAATGACCGTTCAGGTCATCGACCCCGTTTCCGACTACGCCGACCTCATGGAAGAGCTGTTCGACTTCGACGCCATCCGTAAGATCGTCGCCTCGGGCTTCACCATGCGCATGGATTCGATGAGCGCGGTCACCGGCCCCTATGCCATCGAGATTCTCGAACGCCGCCTCGGCTTCGCGTCCGGCACCGTGGTCAACGGCACGCCGCTGGAGGACTTCGGTGGACATCACCCCGATCCGAACCTGATTCATGCCAGGGACCTCTATGACCTGATGATGTCCGAGGACGCGCCGGATCTTGGCGCGGCGTCGGACGGGGACGGGGACCGCAACCTCATCATCGGGCGCGGGCGCTTCATCACGCCGTCGGACTCGCTGGCGATGCTGGCCGCCAACATCGAGATCGCCCCGGCCTATCGCGGGCGGCTGGCGGGCATCGCCCGCTCCATGCCGACCAGCGCCGCCGCCGATCGCGTGGCCGAGGGGCTGGGCGTGCCGGTGTTCGAGACGCCGACCGGCTGGAAGTTCTTCGGCAACCTGCTCGACGCGGGCAAGGTGACGATCTGCGGCGAGGAAAGCGCGGGCACCGGCTCCGACCACGTCCGCGAGAAGGACGGGCTGTGGGCGGTGCTGCTCTGGCTCAACATCCTGGCGGTGCGCGGCATCAGCGTCGACGACCTCGCCCGCGAGCACTGGGCGCGCTACGGTCGCAACTACTACGCGCGCCACGATTACGAGGGCATCGCCACCGAGGGCGCCAACGCGCTGATGGATGGCCTCAAGGCGCAACTGGCCACGCTGCCCGCCCAGACTTTCGGCCCGCTGAGCGTCAGCCATGCGGACAGTTTCTCCTACACGGACCCGGTGGACGGATCGACCAGCGCCAATCAAGGCATCCGCGTGCTGTTCGAGGACGGCAGCCGCATCGTCTTCCGCCTCTCCGGCACCGGCACGCAAGGCGCCACCCTGCGCGTCTACCTCGAACGCTACGAGCCGCGCTTCGGTGACGTCGACGCCGAGACCGGCGCCATGCTGGAACACCAGATCGCCGCTGCCGAGGCCATTGCCGGGATCGAGGCGCATACGGGGCGGACGGCGCCGGATGTGATTACCTGA
- a CDS encoding DUF695 domain-containing protein: protein MSDNWNFYPLLVDDEPASIFVDIGIAGSVPMTDFPNMAYLRVRMQQPRPDGLSSQDEYETLIALENDISSAIDGDDRSIYVGRNTSGGNRDFYFYTRDDRIESTLDAVMRNWKHYEYDTGTRPDPEWATYRGFLYPSPEDLQRMANRDVTARLVENGDHPDVARTIDHFAFFRTERDRDAFSQFLVAEGYHVTGATTAENGEFQIAFERTDSPDHIDEITIALCRAASNNNGDYDGWGCVVVPEPAVPAT, encoded by the coding sequence ATGTCAGATAACTGGAACTTCTACCCGCTGCTCGTCGATGACGAACCTGCATCGATCTTCGTCGATATCGGCATTGCTGGATCGGTGCCGATGACTGACTTCCCGAACATGGCATACCTGCGCGTCCGGATGCAGCAGCCGCGCCCCGATGGTCTGTCCAGCCAGGATGAATATGAAACGTTGATCGCGCTTGAGAACGACATTTCGAGCGCGATCGATGGCGATGATCGCTCGATCTACGTCGGGCGCAACACCTCGGGCGGAAACCGGGATTTCTACTTCTACACGCGTGATGACCGGATCGAGAGCACTCTCGATGCCGTCATGCGGAACTGGAAGCACTACGAGTATGATACCGGCACCCGTCCCGACCCGGAATGGGCTACGTATCGCGGCTTCCTGTATCCATCGCCTGAAGACCTTCAGCGGATGGCAAATCGCGACGTGACAGCGCGTCTGGTCGAGAATGGCGACCATCCCGACGTCGCTCGGACCATCGATCATTTCGCATTTTTCAGAACCGAGCGGGACAGGGACGCTTTCTCGCAATTCCTCGTTGCCGAAGGGTATCATGTCACGGGAGCGACGACGGCGGAGAATGGCGAATTCCAGATCGCATTCGAACGGACCGACAGCCCCGATCACATCGATGAGATTACCATTGCCTTGTGTCGGGCAGCGTCGAACAACAACGGTGATTATGATGGCTGGGGCTGCGTTGTAGTGCCGGAGCCGGCGGTGCCTGCAACTTAG
- a CDS encoding CHAD domain-containing protein, which yields MKTPEPPAGMEMELKLELDAAGMEVLGGSDLLADAPITVSQRAIYFDTPDQALLHGGLSLRIRREGDRRVQTVKASGATAGLFVRPEWECDVAHDEPVLDHTSPVRALVGNGADAITPVFIVENQRRQWMIGGIEISLDEGRVIAGDRETTFVEVELEHKSGDPATIFALARKIDASAPVQLGVISKAERGYRLLGPALAASKAHRVALDENMTAASALQAIGFACLRHYRLNVPLVLDHRDTAALHQARVAIRRMRSALTIHKSVFTDRALPRLNAELRWLAAELGKARDIDVLLKRTKEEDVRAQLLEARTAAYDTVEIALQSARARGLMIDLVEWLSMGEWLRDDANAEARTTPVLGLAAETLRKLRKKVKRQGHELEALDDESRHELRKTAKKLRYATEFFAALYDRKRDHRRFKRFLSALEGLQDSLGDLNDLSAASATLRRLGVTSANAEKRAADPKARAALLEQAAEQHDTLIDSKRFWT from the coding sequence ATGAAGACCCCCGAACCGCCCGCAGGCATGGAAATGGAACTCAAGCTGGAGTTGGATGCGGCGGGTATGGAAGTTCTCGGTGGCTCCGACCTGCTGGCCGATGCACCGATCACCGTTTCGCAACGCGCCATCTACTTCGATACGCCCGACCAGGCCCTGCTCCACGGCGGGCTGTCGTTGCGCATCCGCAGGGAAGGCGACCGCCGGGTCCAGACAGTCAAGGCCTCGGGCGCCACAGCCGGCCTTTTCGTGCGCCCGGAGTGGGAGTGCGACGTCGCCCACGACGAGCCCGTGCTCGATCATACCAGCCCGGTCAGGGCCTTGGTCGGCAACGGCGCCGACGCGATCACGCCTGTCTTCATCGTCGAGAACCAACGCCGCCAGTGGATGATCGGCGGCATCGAGATTTCGCTTGATGAAGGCCGCGTGATTGCCGGAGATCGCGAGACAACATTTGTCGAGGTCGAACTGGAGCACAAGAGCGGCGATCCGGCCACGATCTTCGCGCTGGCTCGGAAAATCGACGCGTCCGCACCCGTCCAGCTCGGCGTGATAAGCAAGGCTGAGCGCGGCTACAGGCTGCTTGGCCCCGCGCTTGCCGCCTCCAAGGCGCACCGCGTTGCACTGGACGAGAACATGACTGCCGCCAGTGCCCTGCAGGCCATCGGTTTCGCCTGCCTGCGCCACTATCGGCTGAACGTGCCGCTGGTGCTGGACCACCGGGATACGGCAGCGCTCCATCAGGCGCGGGTGGCGATCCGGCGCATGCGCTCGGCGCTCACCATTCACAAGAGCGTGTTCACCGATCGCGCGCTGCCAAGGCTGAACGCGGAACTGCGCTGGCTGGCGGCCGAACTCGGTAAGGCCCGCGACATAGACGTGCTGCTCAAGCGCACCAAGGAAGAGGACGTCAGGGCACAGTTGCTGGAAGCCCGGACGGCGGCCTACGACACCGTGGAAATCGCCCTGCAATCGGCGCGGGCGCGTGGCCTCATGATCGATCTCGTCGAATGGCTGAGCATGGGCGAGTGGCTGCGCGACGATGCCAATGCCGAGGCACGGACAACCCCGGTGCTCGGATTGGCGGCAGAAACCTTGCGCAAGCTGCGCAAGAAAGTGAAGAGGCAGGGCCACGAGCTTGAGGCTCTGGATGACGAGAGCCGTCACGAACTGCGCAAGACGGCCAAGAAGTTGCGCTACGCGACGGAATTCTTCGCCGCGCTGTATGACCGCAAGCGCGATCACAGGCGATTCAAACGGTTCCTGTCAGCACTCGAAGGACTGCAGGACAGCCTGGGCGACCTAAACGACTTGTCCGCCGCGTCCGCAACGCTGCGACGGCTGGGCGTGACCAGCGCGAATGCGGAGAAGCGGGCGGCAGACCCGAAGGCTCGAGCCGCCCTGCTGGAGCAGGCCGCAGAGCAGCACGATACGCTGATCGACAGCAAGCGGTTCTGGACATAG
- a CDS encoding barstar family protein translates to MKPETTSASQSRDDGGAIPHKQFEIDGNAITDIASFYAQINRLLMAREAWELAESLDALNDVLYGGYGAIEGREPVRIVWKDMAATRAALGREATCAFLRARLDTRTMFNGSPIVDQLAALESGAGTTYFDVVMQVFADHPNIEIVPA, encoded by the coding sequence TTGAAGCCTGAAACGACATCTGCATCGCAAAGCCGGGACGACGGAGGCGCAATCCCTCACAAGCAGTTCGAGATAGACGGCAACGCAATCACCGACATTGCGTCGTTCTACGCTCAGATAAACCGATTGCTCATGGCCCGGGAAGCATGGGAGCTGGCCGAAAGTCTCGATGCATTAAACGACGTGCTTTACGGCGGCTACGGCGCCATCGAAGGCCGCGAGCCTGTGCGCATCGTCTGGAAGGACATGGCCGCTACGCGCGCCGCGCTCGGTCGGGAAGCGACTTGCGCATTCCTGCGCGCACGACTGGACACGAGAACGATGTTCAACGGCTCGCCCATCGTTGATCAACTGGCAGCGCTGGAGAGCGGCGCAGGCACCACCTATTTCGACGTGGTGATGCAAGTCTTCGCGGACCATCCCAACATCGAGATCGTACCCGCATGA